AAAGGGAGGATAAGAAAGAGCTGTGTTCCCTAGCTGGTGAATTATCTGACCGTGGATGGATTAAAGATGACTCTAAGACCGGTGTGAATCCAGAAGAATGTTTCTACTACAAGTAAGTGTCTTTACTAAAAAAAAGATTGAATATTGCCCAACTGTTAGTTCATATCATTGTTGTCTTGTCTTTGAGTGATATCGTGATGTGTTGGGAGTGTCGCATGATAAATATACACGCAtataaaatgtgacatttgttatatggtgttttattttttggtgataaaccagacagacagacagacagacagacagacagacagacagacagacagacagacagacgaaaaCGCGATAGAGACACAGACAAAGATAGACAGAGActgacagatagatagacagacagagacaggcaggcagacagcaggcagacagacagagacagacaaattGAGAGATAGACAGAAAAAGACCGACAGAAGAAgacaaagatagacacagagagagacggACAAAATATTAACCAAACAGAACGTAGTTGTAGATGGAAATGAAACTGAGATAGATCGCAGATGTAGAAAGACAGATTCAATGATAAAGACAGATAGAAAGGCAGACTGACGAACAgatagacagtcagacagatagAAAGGCAGACtgacggacagatagacagtcagacagatagAAAGGCAGACtgacggacagatagacagtcagacagatagAAAGGCAGACtgacggacagatagacagtcagacagatagAAAGGCAGACtgacggacagatagacagtcagacagatagAAAGGCAGACTGGCGGACAgatagacagtcagacagatagAAAGGCAGACtgacggacagatagacagtcagacagatagAAAGGCAGACTGGCGAACAgatagacagtcagacagatagAAAGGCAGACTGGCGAACAgatagacagtcagacagatagAAAGGCAGACTGGCGGACAgatagacagtcagacagatagAAAGGCAGACTGGCGGACAgatagacagtcagacagatagAAAGGCAGACtgacggacagatagacagtcagacagatagAAAGGCAGACTGGCGGACAgatagacagtcagacagatagAAAGGCAGACTGGCGGACAgatagacagtcagacagatagAAAGGCAGACtgacggacagatagacagtcagacagatagAAAGGCAGACtgacggacagatagacagtcagacagatagAAAGGCAGACTGGCGGACAgatagacagtcagacagatagAAAGGCAGACtgacggacagatagacagtcagacagatagAAAGGCAGACTGGCGAACAgatagacagtcagacagatagAAAGGCAGACTGACGAACAgatagacagtcagacagatagAAAGGCAGACtgacggacagatagacagtcagacagatagAAAGAAGGAGAAGGGTTTAAACATCgactcatttttttttcatttatgtcaACGGTCTACTTCAACTGTCGATATCTGTCGACTAGTTTACGACGCCGCTATGTACGCCACAGTAAATATATAACCGTAAATCTGTAACAGAAACCCCGTCAATGATACGTAAAAACTGTCATTATTGGTCGTTTATACCAGTAACATCCGCATATCTAAAAGTTTAGAGTCGGGATATATGCTCAGGTATGAAATTAAACTGTCGTTATCCACACCTGTCTACCTATTAGTCACTTTGGTAATTGTTGTTGCTGAGGGTACGGAAGTGTAATGATAACAGCGGCGAGTGCCACCATTGGCTGTTGGGAGCATTATGAGGGATGTTTATTTGTTAGGAGATGATAATAATTATGCGGTGCCACTGTTTAGTCGTTTATATGCATATGATCTGaataaattgtataaatatcACATACCGCCACATCGGGATAACAAGAAGTCTATAATTTCCCACACACAAATTTAAATATCTGAGCTATTAAACAACACGTAGGCACTTCAAACCTTCCTGAAAATATAACTCTAAAATTCTGAATGCAAAGTCATACTGAACATAATTGAGTGTTTCTCGATTTCGTATTCAGTGGTTTGGATTTCCTCtgtaactttaacaaaaatgcATTAATATAACTTTTGCATGTATATGGATGTGTAATTTTGACATATACGACGAGTTCtaaattctgtattttgtaCGCTAATATCTATACTACTTGAGTACATATTAATATGATCACTAAACTTATTTATCTTGTCTTCATATGGGTACGCTTAGGTCATAGACCTTCCactgtggagggtctatgcttagGCCACAGACGATGACATTTCACTGCCTTTGGTTAACCCCAGGATGAGGGTGAAGGGGATTGGGTGGGGATGATTTGAAGGCAAGTGCTATAGATGGAAATactaatggggggggggggcgtccACGCGAAAGAGGCAATGTATACTGCCCCATGTTTGAGGTAGGGTATACTCTTCACTTCAAAATTAAATCATAAAACAGATTTTTCTTCTGGAGTGGGTAGAGGTCAAATATGAGCTGTCTTCTATTGGTATAAGTACTTGTAATTAAATGAACTAGTAATTATAAGTACTTAACGATTGGTTTCAGGATAATCACATACGTATTTTACATCTACTCACCGGAAACCATTAAAACTTTCCAACTGATTGAAAAACACATAccattaggccaaaaaaaaagagaattgtttctggtcagcgcgcgcattaAATtaccctcgcgtcggtctttCATTTCGTGAACTTATCCAGCCCAtgtagtctgcagatccggggtgaaacacaaaaataacccttcATACGTACTttagtgaagacaactgtagcGCCAATCgcgaacaagcaaatgacatctgctccacatacacacttgctctaaagtactaaataaaaagaaatgtaaCTGCCATAAATTTAGTGACAGATTTAgagacaggtttgttgagaaataaaaaaaaaatcgcgtcgtcgcacaactttagacaaaatgtcctgaccagaaacaattctcttttttttttggaattacTATTATAATCATTACCAATACAGACAACGGATGTATTTGTTTCGATCTTGTTTTATAACTAATGAGAGTGAGCCTTTAAAGTTCTTATAACATCATACTGACCGAGCAGCTATAAATAACAGAAGCTGTACCGTTTGTTTATAACTATACTAGGAGTTACTAGTATATGTATTTAGTTTCATGCAACCGTTGAGGGCGCACCATATACGTACTTGCCTCCAGAATCATGCTCTATTAAAGGTGAATTTCTTTATGCTTAATAAGGACCCAGTAAACCCATTTTTACCAATTCTGCAATAGCCTCAGCAATGTTTGGTCAAGAATGAAATGGATTGGAATCTGATAGCTTAggttgtttcccagaatgcctcagTGTACATCAGACCTATTCTATAAAAGCCGGGTTTGTCAGTTTTCATTACTCTATTTCAGAAAGCTAGGCTGCACAATGCACAGTTGGTCACAACTGCTTTTCTGGGTCTCGTAATTATAAAGAAATCAGCTAGGATAGAGCTAGAGCCAGCTTCACCTTTGTTACCACAAACAGAGAAAAGGTTGTCTCGGTTTATCTGTGCTTATACGTAGAGCTGCATGTCACAGTAAATGTAAGATACAAGTTACTGATCGCGAAGCAAGTCACTtattaaaatgttgaatttcTATCGTGATTTCTGAACAGACTTTTCACCAGTTTTATTGAAAATCTTCTGGACGAATAAATTCAGTAACTTTAAACTGCTACAAAATTTGTGTTCCTTGGAAAGTCCCCATTTCGTCAAACGACTGAATGATTGTGTATGATGGTGGATATTATATTATGTGTGaatattactaccaaaccagaaagactggAGCGTTTCAGTTAGTATAGGCGTCTCGATGACTTGTTACTGCTCACACGGGTTTTTGTTTCGAATAACACAACCAGAATACAGACATTGATAGCTCAATGCGAATCTCAATCTATTTTAATGCGAATCTCAATCTGTCTAAATGTGAATCTCAATCTATCTCAATGTGAATCTCAATCTGTCTAAATGTGAATCTCAATCTGTCTAAATGTGAATCTCAATCTATCTCAATGTGAATCTCAATCTATCTCAATGTGAATCTCAATCTATCTCAATGTGAATCTCAATCTATCTCAATGTGAATCTCAATCTGTCTCAATGTGAATCTCAATCTGTCtcaatgtgaacacaaatttgtatctactttgtttcatctgacagtgatgttgctTTGAGcgagataaaatgtatatgcTTGCGCACAACCAGTGTCTATActttattttatgtaatttgtaacaaaaaaaccTTGTGTGAGACGTAAAGTACATtatgctgcctaattgaaagtGTATCATCACTCTGGTTTCGTAGTAacatcatgctgcctaattgaaagtctatagtcactctggtttggtagtaacatcatgctgcctaattgaaactctatggccactttggtttggtagtatttattattCTGCACACTCTTATCACTGCCATGTTCTTGAAAACTACTTGCAGGCCTGAACAGGTAGAGAAAGTGATAGAAGAAGCATCACGACAAGTGTGTTGTGAAGGTTGGAAGGGGAATGACTGTAATGAAGGTAATTCAATCTTTATAGGTAGAATGCATCCACCTAGAGgacaatttttttctgtaaataaaaGTTCTTTACATCTTTCCAAACACTGCCCCTATGCCTCCTCTTGAAATGATAAAAGGAGAATTTATTTTCCAGTTATTAAACATGATATTCGGAGGCCACACTGGGTTCTAAAACTATTGCATCTGTTACTTCCTACATATTGACGTTGCCATCCATGAATAGTttgattatttgtgtttactTGTGATTACAAGTGATTACTCTTGTTTaccagtttatttacaaatcactttttACATAGTTTATTTTGCGATACGAGTATGGACTTGGGCTTCGttgtttcatatttgtatttttttcaagtagaaaaacgcactaaagttgttttatcagtacatttgtattgaaacACATCAGAAATAAAACCTATTTCTCATGGTCGGACTCACTAGAGACTTATTTCTTACAGCTGTGTGTACTCAGGAGTGTTTGAACGGTGGTGCTTGTGTAGCCCCTGACAAATGTGAGTGTTCGCCACAATGGGAAGGCAACAGGTGTCAAACCGAAAGAGGTAAGATTGAATGATAACTCTTGATGAAATagtaatgttttgtttgatgTCAAATTGAAGCTTAAAAGAAAACGGAGTCTTATAAAACGGTGGTAAATGCATTCGACGGGTCATCGTTCATTTCTGACTCAAACATTGAAGTATATCAGTCGAAATAAAATTGTAACACCCGAAATTCCTATtacttgtaaaatgtaaattactCTTTTCCCCCTTTCCTTTCTCTCAGAAACGACGTTGCCATTTTCGACATGTGTGTGTTGGGGTAAAGGACACTTTCGAACTTTTGATGGACGGCGTTATCAGTTCGAAGGCACGTGTACGTATTCCATGGCAGAGGACGTGGATGGTACTTGGGGAGTTCGTATCAGAAATATAAACTGTGATGTGCCTGAAACCTGCCACAAGGTATGTTTGGCGTAGAGGGCGCGTCTCCCCCGTCGATCCCACAGAATGATATAttgattttatgtaaattattttatcattttcatcctGGTCTCTCACTCTAGATAGAAGATGATCTACATGCAAAATACATATGTAATTCATCTTCCTTGCATCTTTGTTTTCTGAGttatggggagggggaggggacgACACAAAACCCTTCCTATAGGACGAGTTACAATCCTGTTCCTCCTAATCTAGTTTGTTTTAGTTACATTTTGATAGTAAAATACTAAATTTCAATGCCAAGACAACCCATTCTCGCAAGTAAGAGCACgtatttctgctgaagcaatgAAATGTGGAACTCTGGCATCTTCCATTGTACTTTTCGTTATTTTGGAGAaatgttataaatattcatgcaaTGACATCTCTGTGGGGACGTTTTGGacgttgccgtaaagaggacagtgCTTTACGACGTTGAGACAACAAAGACAACCTGTTGTAAAGAGGACAGTGGTTTACGACGTTGAGACAACAAAGACAACctgccgtaaagaggacagtgCTTTACGACGTTGAGACAACAAAGACAACCTGCCGTAAAGAGGCCAGTGGTTTACGACGTTGAGACAACAAAGACAACCTGCCGTAAAGAGGCCAGTGGTTTACGACGTTGAGACAACAAAGACAACCAATGTATAGGAATGGCTGCACTGTTGATTCTAAGTGATATTCAGACTTTATAAAATTATTAGGTTGTGAAAATTGTTCTTCGACTTTCTGTATATTCATAGTTTGTACATTTGGAAACCGCAAAGTTTTTTTCCCCTAAAAGTTGTTGTGAAAGACGAATCTACTCTATACTTCGAAGACAATGTCGTATTTAGCCACCAAAAgttgaaatatgatatattgcATACCCCTTGtcagtttacatgtataactcGTATTGTGTGTTgacctgtttgtttgtttctttaaaGGAAGCTGTTTGATTGATACGCACGAGAGCAGCAGGGCCTGTCAAGTTCAAAAATCCATTTTGTCTATTTTGCTTATCCCTTTCAATATAAAAATGAAGAGTAGAAAATATGTTTGCGCTTTAAAAATAACTTACTGTTCATCAAATCATATTGATACATGGCTCTTTCATTATCACATggacaaaaatatataataaattagtAAACGAATGTTTTTTTTCAGCGAGTTGAAGTGTCGTTAGGTATAGGTGAAGCATCACAAACGTTGGTGGCAGAACCTAATTTGCTGATGATTAACGATGCTGCTATCGAATCCCTACCTTACCAACAACGAGGCGAGTAGAATATTGTACTCAGTGTCATTATGCAAGAAACCTAAACTCTTCAAGAATAGTTTTCCCGCTATTTACTTAATCAAGTTAGTGATATAATTTAAATTAGCTCGAAATTGTCCGAAACTACGAATGTATGTGAAGAAGACTAGGTTTGGCTTCCTTTAAATAATCGTAAATGATGTAAGATTGTTACAGGAAAGTTCAATCAGAGTTATTTCTGCCTGAGTgcatttgtataattactgctatcaacttacatgaTGTGATTATCGGTGATAACTTATTATGATGTTCTACTAACTACAATTTGGTCCTTTCGTAATCTATCAGGTCTCATTATCGAGAAAAGAGGCGAATATATATTCTTAGAAAGTGGTTTAGGTTTGTCAGTGAAGTGGAATGGTACTCAAGCTGTTTACGTTACACTTGACCAAGGATCTAACGTTGAGGGCTTGTGTGGTACCTATGATGGTGACCTAGAAAGTgagtactgtgtgtgtgtgtgtgtgtgtgtgtgtgtgtgtgtgtgagtgtgagtgtgtgtgtgtgcgtacgcGTACGTATGTGCGAGCAAACGCgtgcgtctgtgtgtgtatgtatgtatgtatgtatgtatgtatgtatgtatgtatgtatgtatgtatgtatgtatgtatgtatgtatgtatgtatgtatgtatgtatgtatgtatgtatgtgtgtgtgtgtgtgtgtgtgtgtgtctgtctgtctgtctctgtgtgtgtatgtatgtatgtatgtatgtatgtatgtatgtatgtatgtatgtatgtatgtatgtatgtatgtatgtatgtgtatgtatgtatgtatgtatgtatgtatgtatgtatgtatgtatgtatgtatgtatgtatgtatgtatgtatgtatgtgtgtgtgtgtgtgtgtatgtatgtatgtatgtaagtatgtatgtatgtatgtatgtatgtatgtatgtatgtatgtatgtatgtatgtatgtatgtatgtatgtatgtatgccttaTAACAAATACGATTGATGTATTTCTTCATAATTTCTCAACAGACGACTTTCTAATGAAAGGTGGAACGGAGTCTGCATTTCCTGCTGCATTTGGCAATTCATGGAAAGTGCTAGAGCAAGGAGAGGTAAGGGGAAATGTATAAATGCCGATCAACGAAAAGGCcctatatatattaaattatttcgTAGGTATTCCAGTTGGAGACAACGTACTTTTGCTTCAACAATCTACTATGGATTAACACGCTTATATGGCACATATTTACATAACTCAGTTTCCAGAGTTTGGTcgtatttacatatttgtaccATATCTACACTTACAGACATGTCCCGATGCCAGTGACCCACCGCCACCGTGTAAGGACAAACCTGACCTTCTACCAAAGGTGACCGAAATATGTGAAAATCTGAAGAAAGGAGATATTGCAGGATGCAATGACATGGTATGTAAAACATGTAGTTTTGACGTCGTCTGTATACTGGCTACATCCATATATAGCcaagtatgcaaataagtataTCACAATGTCATCATAGGTAAACCAACAATGATTGTATATTGTCCTAATATAATAGTAAAAGTGCAATTACCCAACTCATAGTAAGGTTGACTCTTTTTAACGTTATGCCCGCTGACGTCACACCTGAAAATGATGGGTCAGTCGGTAGGTtaacaaagaaataaataaaaacgtAAGTGTGCTAagtacatgtttgtgtgtttacatatattatgtattaataATGGTGTAATTACAATCCATATATCTGAACTTGCTGATGTTTTGAGTTGGCGAGTTGGAAAAAACTCATCGACGGTTCTCATGATTACTTGACAATTCAACTCTGTGACGTCACAAACCGCCTGTCATTAGATTATCAGTTGGCCTGAAGAAGCGTCCATGGTAGGACGTGGAACTATTGCCATTCAAAACAGCAGCAAGTCCATGTGAACATATTGTGTACTGCACTGATAACTTCATTCCTGGATGATTGAGAACAGCCATAACCACTGTTATTTAGAATCATTGGTAATTATTATCTAttatttgataaacaaatataaaaaatatctaaactctttttttgttgttctACATTTCTATTCGTTGATAAGGTCGATCCCAACTCGTATGTCGAGATCTGTCTTTATGATCTATGTGGAATCGGTGATGACGAACCAGCCTTGATGGAAGGTCTCTGCGTTGTGCTGTCAATCTATTCCAGTGACTGTGCAGCTAGAGGAAACATCATTGAATGGCGAAAGGAAGGATTTTGTGGTGAGTTTAAGACGTTGCAGGAAGGCAAATTATCTCGGATGTAAACTCTAAATTTAACCAAGGTACAACCAACCAGAAAGACCATAGAGATTAAATTAGGTGGTTTTTTACGTCTCACATAACTtgttttgttacgaattacacaaacaaaatacaggcactgatagtaCACACGCACATGAACACTACATCTTATCTCACTCTGTACACAAATAGCAGTTCTGTGTAGTTTGTTTaagtgtaatttgtaacaaaaattcCGTGAGACATAAAATTATCGTGCTGCTTACTTGAATGTCTatggtcactctggtttgggAGTAAACTAAATCCTACACGCGGAAACATTATGAGTCGACGAAGAGACCTGTGGGGTTTCTTCTATATATATGCGAATGCTATTAGTATAGAACATTCTGTACAGAGTAACAGTATTTGAAGTGCGATATGATAGTGACAAAACTTTTGTAATCCAGATTCTGAAATGCATGAACACATAtctttacaatttcaatttacGTTCTTAATAGCATCCCTGCGACGTAGAAGTTTTTTAAAACGCAGTTTGCTTCTTGCATATGCATGATTACATATATAACGATTTTTGGACAACGGGAGGATGTATATGTAGGCGCATGAGCAGATGTTTGACATGCAGAAATCTGAAGAATTAGGTACTTTAGGAAAACCCACTGCGCAGTTGAAGTTTTCTCCTTGGATAGAATACAAGTTAActagatatgaaaataaacattcttACAGAAAAATCATGCACTGGAAACCAGATTTACAAGGAATGTGGATCGGCGTGTCCCCGTACTTGTGCAACCGTGAATTATGATGCCGAGAAATACTGCGTCAAAGACTGTGTGAGTGGGTGCCAGTGTCCCGAGGGATTATTTCTCGAGGGTGGAGAGTGTATTGATGCGTCTGCTTGTCCTTGTATTCACAATCGTCAGAAGTACAACCCTGGGGAGACGATCAAGACGAGTTGTGATGAATGGTAAGGGTTTAAGCACAATGTATACATGAATAATACAATACTAAGAAATCATTCATTTTGTCTGACTCGGAGGGAACATATGTAGCTTGAGGAAATGACAAGTTCAGTATCAATTGCACACACTCACTGAATGATACATAACATATGATGGCGCTATTTTCAGTggatatgcatgtatacatgctTTTAAGACCAGGATACaccacgcacgtacgcacgcacgcacgtacacacacatgcacacacacacacacacacacacacacacacgcacacacacacacacacacacacacacaccatacacCCCGCCCACCCCCACACAAATTCAGTCTATGGTGGCAGTGAAGACCATATTTATTAAAAGATAGGCAAAACGCACAGCACGACAACATTGGCCAACAAAGTGATGATATAGCTTCAGTAGAAATGAACACAAGTACAAATTAATAAGTGatgttgtaagaaattgttCACTAACATTATTATCTGTAATAAGTGAGTGAAAAAGTTCGGCTAGGTTCAAACCTCAGTGAGctttttcaaaaaaagtttaaaattaaatttcactTACATCTATGTTATTTTGTCTTTGGATATAACAGTGAATGTAACGGTGGTAAATGGGAATGTTCGTATCGACCATGCGATTCTACATGTTCAATCATTGGTGATCCTCATATCATTACATTTGATAACACCTACTACAAATTCCAAGGAAACTGCGATTATACGCTGGTGGAGGTACGTCAACCCGAGTGACAATAGAGTCATTTTTCTTACCTTTAAATATATAGTTCTCTAACCGCTGACTTCCAGCTACTTTGTATAATATTGAGAACGACATTTGGTGTACGACAGATTTTCTTTAGCAACCCCAGTCTTTTTCGTTTGATCCTTAGTAACAAACTCTGGGAGCATGTGCACGAATGGGACATCTTGTGTTTGGCAATATTTTAACCAAGAGGTTCGATGTCACTGTATGTATTGTTGTCTAAGCAAAGTAATCGCGTATAAAGGTTGTTAACAGTTTGTCGCAAGTTCAACATGAATCCAAACATATATATTGGCCAAGAGCTTGGAacataaaaaacacaaaaaagtgtACTGTTTGTATTTCAGGATATAGATTCAGGGAAGATCAAGATCATTGGGGAATTTGGCCAATGTGGTAGTAGCGGGGCAGTGACTTGTCTACGGTCTATCATAGTCTACGTTGGTAATACGAATGTCCAAATCTTAGCCGATCAGAAGATCAAGGTGAACACAGTAGATGCGACTCTGCCGTTCAGAAATGGTGACATTACCGTCAAGAGAGCCACCTCCATATTTTTGCTCTTGGAAAGCCCCGGATTGAAAGTAACCATTGACATTGATGGAATGAGGGCGTACATCAAACTTAATCCATCTTACGTAAACAAGGTAGGTAAAATTCAAGTTCCTATGGAGATGCTTCGGTTTTGACAATTGGTGGGTAAAACTAGCTGAGTAACGTTCTATGCCTGCACAAATGGAATATAcataaggttttttttttatcgatAAACATGGTTGTTAAGATCATCTCATCAAACATTCCGTTGATGACTGGAGTCCATAAAAAGAAGACACCATTAAGTCTTGTCTAGTCGTGTCTGACGTAGTCGCATTCTCTGAACTCGTGAGATAGCGCATATGGGTAGATATTGTACGCTATTGTACTCAACACTCTATGAAGACTAGAGGGGatgttttgatatattattatCGGTCATATTTGCAAAAAATACTGTTGTGTCAATTCCATTTTTGCAACTTAATCAGTTTTCATTGTAAGACCATATAATGATTTGCAGGGTATAACAACATGGGGAGTAAAACGTTCTGATGGCTTTATTGCGAATTTGAACCAGGACCACAGTGACTTGTGGACTGTGATGATACTTTTTAAGTTCAGGATTTGGCAAATTTATGTATACTGTTGTAGATTTGTCCTTGgtacatatttttgtagctaGATTTATTGGTATACAAGAATGTTAAAGGTGGTGATAATTAAATAGAAATTGAGTTTTTGTCTTTGATATACTTTAAAAATAACTGATGTTAGAACATACATCGtagaaatgtaaacaaaaatgcAGCTACTCTGGCTTTTAAATAACCCTACACCGTTTTTTTCCTGTTGGCATTGTTTAGGTCCAGGGATTATGCGGCACTTTTGACTACATCCAAAGTAACGACTTCGAAACACGTGACGGCGATATAAGTGATTTCACATTCGCTAATTCATACAAAGTCCGTGGAGAGTGTGCTGATGTTGGGATTCCGCCCTTCCAACCATGTATGATCAACGCCCAGAACGCCCTCTACGCTGTTGAAAAGTGTGATCTCATTACATCTTCCACCTTTGATGCATGTCACGGTTTGGTTGACCCCGAAAGATTCTACGATATTTGTGAATTTGATGTCTGCGGGTGCAATGATGCTAACCAATGTCTGTGCAATGCCATCGCAGCCTACGCCAGAGAGTGCGCCATCAGCAAAGTGGTGGTCGATTGGAGAAATGCTGACGCAGTGTCGAATATCTGTAGTAAGTTACATGAGTAATGTcgtttctgtttgttttgataACGGTATCAATCGTCAATTTGTATCTATCTTCAATGATTCATCCTTCATCCCTAATGATGGCAGAAAATAAATCAACAACCGtcttggtgggggggggggacgctTCA
This region of Glandiceps talaboti chromosome 4, keGlaTala1.1, whole genome shotgun sequence genomic DNA includes:
- the LOC144434370 gene encoding mucin-2-like, producing the protein MVGLTRDLFLTAVCTQECLNGGACVAPDKCECSPQWEGNRCQTERETTLPFSTCVCWGKGHFRTFDGRRYQFEGTCTYSMAEDVDGTWGVRIRNINCDVPETCHKRVEVSLGIGEASQTLVAEPNLLMINDAAIESLPYQQRGLIIEKRGEYIFLESGLGLSVKWNGTQAVYVTLDQGSNVEGLCGTYDGDLENDFLMKGGTESAFPAAFGNSWKVLEQGETCPDASDPPPPCKDKPDLLPKVTEICENLKKGDIAGCNDMVDPNSYVEICLYDLCGIGDDEPALMEGLCVVLSIYSSDCAARGNIIEWRKEGFCGEFKTLQEGKLSRM